From one Formosa sediminum genomic stretch:
- a CDS encoding glycosyltransferase family protein → MKILIVEDLEVHKSNLFVKELAMGLSKLNLEVIVDTDMFWFNDTTHFDVIHLQWPESIFKWRNPSDIELYYLQQRIDFWKKKSKIIYTRHNSLPHCKGVDNLLKLYQIIEKNSNAIIHLGAYSKEEIKDNNAIHTVIEHHVYDNTYTNTKALTKEVARKKLNLKEKDVVFLAFGSFRTKQESRLITEAFSKINIPNKVLLAPRLDVDIPYTYSKSLRYIDKFIINKIKKIATKDNRIISNGGNFIDDNELPYYFAASDAVILQRLNTLNSGNLSMAFWFGKTVIGPNSGNMNSLLKQTNNLIFNPNNLKSTIETLESISALDLNQIGERNYDYALNKLTTEKIAGKIYEFYCNVLSSDLNFNKAKKNNE, encoded by the coding sequence ATGAAAATACTTATTGTAGAAGATTTAGAAGTTCATAAGAGTAATCTATTTGTTAAAGAGTTGGCTATGGGATTAAGTAAGCTAAATCTTGAAGTTATTGTAGATACTGATATGTTTTGGTTTAATGATACTACACATTTTGATGTTATTCATTTACAATGGCCAGAATCTATATTTAAGTGGAGAAATCCTTCGGATATTGAGTTATATTATTTGCAACAAAGAATTGATTTCTGGAAAAAAAAATCAAAAATAATTTACACTAGGCATAATAGTTTACCACATTGCAAAGGAGTTGATAACTTATTAAAACTTTATCAAATTATTGAAAAGAACAGTAATGCTATTATACATTTAGGGGCTTATAGCAAAGAGGAAATTAAAGATAATAATGCTATTCATACAGTTATAGAGCATCATGTTTACGATAACACATATACTAATACTAAAGCATTGACTAAGGAAGTTGCTCGTAAAAAACTTAATTTAAAGGAAAAAGATGTTGTTTTCTTAGCTTTTGGATCATTTAGAACAAAACAAGAATCTCGGTTAATAACAGAAGCTTTTTCTAAGATTAATATTCCAAATAAGGTTCTTTTAGCACCTCGTTTAGATGTAGATATTCCATATACATATTCAAAATCCCTAAGATATATTGACAAGTTTATAATAAATAAAATAAAAAAAATAGCAACTAAAGATAATCGAATAATCTCTAACGGGGGTAATTTTATAGATGATAATGAGTTACCATATTATTTCGCGGCAAGTGATGCCGTTATTTTACAACGATTAAATACCTTAAACTCGGGTAATTTATCCATGGCCTTTTGGTTTGGTAAAACGGTAATTGGACCAAATTCAGGGAATATGAATTCCTTACTTAAGCAAACAAATAATTTAATTTTTAATCCAAATAATTTAAAATCCACAATAGAAACTCTAGAAAGCATAAGTGCTTTAGATTTAAATCAGATTGGTGAGCGAAATTATGATTATGCTTTAAATAAACTTACGACGGAAAAAATTGCTGGAAAAATATATGAATTTTATTGTAATGTTTTATCTAGTGATTTAAATTTTAATAAAGCAAAGAAAAATAATGAATAG
- a CDS encoding glycosyltransferase family A protein has protein sequence MNRNIAIVVVAYNRASSLNRVLSSLNNGNYLDIDTVDLIISCDFSGEDACSVLAKEFIWEFGNKKVIVHNENLGLRKHILFCGDLVSDYDGLVMLEDDLYVCPNFYNYIYQADTYFKNNKKIAQISLYTNEIEEFSYSRFMPLNQEADNFFMQVPSSWGQYWTKEQWFNFKEAYMSGELEITQSSLLPDWVINHWPESSWKKYFYNYIIKNDLYVVYPYKSLSTNFGDAGTHHKNQHSHNQSVLDYSISNFKFLDIEESKVIYDYNYELHKNLLNQFFEKDSFYDVEFDLNGMKDLSKISTKYLVSSKTCSKPIKTFGCHLLPQELNIKFHNKGDFYSLGLTVNFDPNIQIEKIYNRNLMYIPSITLNKLRNEIKSIYADSNSYKIGKKITSFFNPILGKFKNL, from the coding sequence ATGAATAGAAATATTGCCATCGTTGTTGTTGCTTATAATAGAGCATCTTCATTAAATCGTGTCTTAAGTAGTTTAAATAATGGAAATTACTTAGATATTGATACTGTAGATTTAATTATAAGTTGTGATTTTTCAGGTGAAGATGCTTGTTCTGTTTTGGCAAAAGAATTCATTTGGGAATTTGGGAATAAAAAAGTAATTGTGCATAATGAGAATCTAGGACTTAGAAAACATATTCTTTTCTGTGGAGATTTAGTTAGTGATTATGATGGTCTGGTTATGTTGGAAGATGATTTGTATGTATGCCCTAATTTTTACAATTACATATATCAGGCGGATACTTATTTTAAAAACAATAAAAAAATTGCGCAAATATCATTGTATACTAATGAAATAGAGGAGTTTAGTTATTCTCGTTTTATGCCATTAAATCAAGAAGCTGATAATTTTTTTATGCAAGTTCCGAGTTCTTGGGGACAATATTGGACTAAAGAGCAATGGTTTAATTTTAAAGAAGCATATATGTCTGGAGAATTAGAAATTACACAAAGTAGCTTACTACCAGATTGGGTAATTAATCATTGGCCAGAGTCATCTTGGAAGAAGTATTTTTATAATTATATTATTAAAAATGATTTGTATGTTGTTTATCCTTATAAATCATTAAGTACAAATTTTGGCGATGCAGGTACCCATCATAAAAATCAACACTCTCATAATCAATCTGTATTAGATTATTCAATCTCTAATTTTAAATTTTTAGATATAGAAGAGTCTAAGGTAATTTATGATTATAATTATGAATTGCATAAGAACCTTTTAAATCAATTTTTTGAAAAAGATAGCTTTTATGATGTTGAATTCGATTTAAATGGTATGAAAGACTTAAGTAAAATATCAACTAAATATTTAGTATCTTCAAAAACTTGCTCTAAACCCATAAAAACATTTGGATGTCATTTACTTCCCCAAGAATTAAATATTAAATTTCATAATAAAGGAGACTTTTATTCATTAGGGTTAACAGTGAATTTCGATCCAAATATACAGATAGAAAAGATATATAATAGAAATTTAATGTATATACCTTCTATAACTTTAAATAAACTAAGGAATGAAATTAAATCTATTTATGCTGATTCTAATTCTTATAAGATTGGTAAAAAAATAACATCTTTTTTTAATCCTATTTTAGGTAAATTTAAAAATTTATAA
- a CDS encoding glycosyltransferase family 2 protein, whose translation MLNHPFFSIIIPTYNSSEVLEVAINSIIKQTYKNYEIVIIDGGSNDGTLDLLKNYVLKYPNSIRFKSEKDKGIYDAMNKGINFSEGEWLFFLGSDDYFYSATVFQELHSFIKNNPCEVVYGDINGVRFNGRRSGNFSLTDLITRNLCHQGIFFNKKVFSKIGVFDLKYKAHADWDHNMRWFFNPKINKKYIPLIISEYADGGFSSLHGDPVFESDKDYKIVKYGWKSLPPETILYRAHAIFKNKSLNLSTRLTAFRCWFFVQIRKRL comes from the coding sequence ATGTTAAATCATCCTTTTTTCTCTATAATAATTCCAACATATAATTCTTCAGAAGTTTTAGAAGTAGCTATAAATTCTATAATAAAACAAACCTATAAAAATTATGAAATTGTAATAATTGATGGTGGATCAAATGATGGAACTCTTGATTTATTAAAAAACTATGTACTAAAATATCCTAATTCAATTCGATTTAAGTCTGAAAAGGATAAAGGTATTTATGATGCCATGAATAAAGGTATTAATTTCTCTGAAGGAGAATGGTTGTTTTTTTTAGGTTCTGATGATTATTTTTATTCAGCAACTGTTTTCCAAGAGCTTCATTCATTTATAAAAAATAACCCTTGTGAAGTTGTTTATGGAGATATTAATGGTGTTAGATTTAATGGTCGCCGTTCAGGTAATTTTAGTCTTACAGATTTAATTACAAGAAATCTATGTCACCAAGGCATATTTTTTAACAAGAAAGTTTTTTCTAAAATAGGTGTTTTTGACTTAAAATACAAAGCTCATGCAGATTGGGACCATAATATGAGATGGTTTTTCAACCCTAAAATTAATAAAAAATATATCCCTTTAATTATTTCAGAATATGCAGATGGCGGGTTTAGTTCTCTTCATGGAGACCCTGTTTTTGAGTCTGATAAGGATTATAAGATTGTTAAATATGGATGGAAAAGTTTACCTCCAGAAACTATTTTATATAGAGCACATGCTATATTTAAAAATAAATCTCTTAATCTATCAACAAGATTAACTGCATTTAGGTGCTGGTTTTTTGTTCAAATCAGAAAAAGATTATAG
- a CDS encoding glycosyltransferase family 2 protein, whose translation MSLIEQPLVSICIPTYNGEEYLEEALYSAINQSYKNIEIVITDDQSKDRTVEIVNKIKSTTNIPIYLHIHKPEGIGENWNYSVRKSNGEYIKFLFQDDLLHETCVEKLLKPFLINKKMGLSFCRREILFNKDDIFNKNWVSRFKELHINWSKINYMQEGKTLLKDKGFLSEPRNKVGEPTCVLLKKEVFNTVGYFRKDLKQSLDYEYWYRVFKKFDVGFVDEELIAFRLHANQTTAKNSKIEISDYELYPKLVYKNLFWYLHPTLQKILFYKYNRLGKIYKKLRSYV comes from the coding sequence ATGAGTTTAATAGAACAACCCTTAGTTTCAATATGTATTCCTACTTATAATGGGGAAGAGTATTTAGAGGAAGCACTTTACTCTGCAATTAATCAGTCTTATAAGAATATTGAGATTGTTATAACTGATGACCAGTCGAAAGATAGAACCGTCGAAATTGTTAATAAAATAAAATCCACTACTAATATTCCTATTTATTTACATATTCATAAACCTGAAGGTATCGGTGAAAATTGGAATTATTCAGTAAGGAAGTCAAATGGAGAATATATTAAGTTTTTATTTCAAGACGATTTGTTACATGAAACTTGTGTGGAAAAATTATTAAAACCTTTTTTAATAAATAAAAAAATGGGATTGTCTTTCTGTAGAAGAGAGATACTTTTTAACAAAGATGATATTTTTAATAAGAATTGGGTAAGCAGGTTTAAAGAACTTCACATTAATTGGTCAAAAATCAATTATATGCAAGAAGGGAAAACATTACTAAAAGATAAAGGCTTTTTGTCCGAACCAAGAAATAAAGTTGGAGAACCAACTTGTGTGCTATTAAAAAAAGAGGTGTTTAATACCGTTGGATATTTTAGAAAAGACTTAAAGCAATCTTTAGATTATGAATATTGGTATAGGGTTTTCAAAAAATTTGATGTAGGTTTTGTAGATGAAGAATTAATTGCGTTCAGATTACATGCTAATCAAACCACAGCAAAAAATTCAAAAATAGAAATATCAGATTATGAGTTATACCCAAAATTAGTATATAAAAATTTATTTTGGTATTTACATCCCACACTACAAAAAATACTTTTCTATAAATACAACCGTCTAGGAAAAATCTATAAAAAGTTAAGAAGTTATGTATAG
- a CDS encoding glycosyltransferase family 2 protein, whose translation MYRILTIIVTYNGEKWVNKCFSSLRESTIPLDILVVDNGSTDNTVNSIKTNYPEVKLIESKENLGFGKANNVGLKQVVDNDYDFAFLLNQDAWIEPKTIEKLVEVSKNNKQLGVLSPIHFNGKGDALDRNFHFYLGHDFTPNFYSDLLLNKQLQFYISKFANAAAWLVTKECIKTIGGFDPLFNHYGEDDDYIFRLQESGLQLAIVPAAKIYHDRPQVGKMNEKFYDSKMLVKVLLEAKKGKLPNKFFVWRKIIIDYITLFFLYLGKNKGIKQNIKYDFLVLRFKDKVDCNLFQKL comes from the coding sequence ATGTATAGAATTCTTACCATCATAGTAACATATAACGGAGAAAAATGGGTGAATAAATGTTTTTCTAGTTTAAGAGAATCTACCATCCCTCTTGATATTTTAGTTGTAGATAATGGCTCTACAGATAATACAGTTAACAGTATAAAAACTAATTACCCTGAGGTTAAACTCATTGAATCTAAAGAGAATTTAGGTTTTGGAAAAGCTAACAATGTAGGTTTAAAGCAAGTTGTAGATAACGATTATGACTTTGCTTTTTTATTAAATCAAGATGCTTGGATAGAGCCAAAAACAATAGAAAAATTAGTAGAAGTTTCTAAAAATAATAAACAGCTAGGAGTGTTAAGTCCTATTCATTTTAACGGAAAAGGAGATGCTTTAGATAGAAATTTTCATTTCTATTTAGGGCACGATTTTACACCAAATTTTTATTCTGATTTACTTTTAAATAAACAATTACAATTCTATATATCTAAATTTGCAAATGCTGCAGCATGGTTAGTAACCAAAGAATGTATAAAAACTATTGGAGGATTTGATCCATTATTTAATCATTATGGAGAAGATGATGATTATATTTTTAGATTACAAGAATCTGGTTTACAGTTAGCTATAGTGCCTGCTGCAAAAATTTATCATGATAGACCTCAAGTGGGTAAAATGAATGAAAAATTTTATGATAGTAAAATGTTAGTTAAAGTTTTATTGGAAGCTAAAAAAGGTAAATTACCAAATAAATTTTTTGTTTGGCGTAAAATAATAATAGATTATATTACATTATTTTTCTTGTATTTAGGTAAAAATAAAGGCATTAAACAGAATATTAAATACGATTTCTTAGTTCTAAGATTTAAGGACAAGGTTGATTGTAATCTTTTTCAAAAATTATAA
- a CDS encoding glycosyltransferase family 2 protein — translation MQNNPLISIIIPLFNREELIKDTLNSLLNQTYNRWECVIVDDGSTDLSFDVVKNFCHKDSRIRLLKRDRLPKGAPTCRNIALEKSKGDYIIFLDSDDLLAANCLENRILRYKENLDLDFIVFKSLLFNDSKNKMAFNKLWNISTEEDDLLRFLRFDAVWQTAGPIYKREFALKFPFTEGLPFLQDADLGIKMLLSKPAYKKCFDEAPDLYIRWENESISRVKGSSSDRFIKNLEVIYKIQQQVQKNTYKFNYQKQFVYTYYKLSKESFNHKNTTKLCLTSINYLLKIFPLGYLLYLPLLISQGSLLILRKTNKGLLAKIRVQLRNNLDIIIHRVFHISKPTLFKIPYKNE, via the coding sequence ATGCAAAATAATCCTTTAATTTCAATTATCATTCCTTTATTCAATCGAGAAGAGTTAATAAAAGATACTTTAAACTCTCTTCTTAATCAAACTTATAATAGATGGGAGTGTGTAATAGTAGATGATGGATCAACAGATTTATCTTTCGACGTCGTGAAAAACTTCTGTCACAAAGATTCTAGGATTAGGCTGTTAAAGAGAGATAGATTACCCAAAGGAGCACCAACTTGTAGAAATATAGCTTTAGAAAAATCTAAAGGCGATTATATAATATTTTTAGATAGTGATGATTTATTAGCAGCGAATTGTTTAGAAAACCGCATTTTACGTTATAAAGAGAATCTAGACTTAGATTTTATAGTTTTTAAATCTCTTCTTTTTAATGATTCTAAAAATAAGATGGCTTTTAATAAGTTATGGAATATTTCAACAGAAGAAGACGATTTATTACGTTTTCTAAGGTTTGATGCAGTTTGGCAAACAGCAGGCCCTATTTATAAAAGAGAATTTGCTTTAAAATTTCCTTTTACCGAAGGTTTACCTTTTTTACAGGATGCAGACTTAGGTATTAAAATGCTATTATCTAAACCGGCATATAAAAAGTGTTTTGATGAAGCACCTGACCTTTATATACGTTGGGAAAATGAGTCTATTAGTAGAGTTAAAGGTTCTTCTTCGGATCGATTTATTAAAAATTTGGAAGTAATATATAAAATTCAACAGCAAGTTCAAAAGAATACATACAAGTTTAATTATCAAAAACAATTTGTTTATACATATTATAAACTAAGTAAAGAATCGTTCAATCATAAGAATACTACTAAGCTTTGTTTAACTTCAATTAATTATTTACTTAAAATCTTCCCATTAGGATATTTATTGTATTTGCCTCTTTTAATAAGTCAAGGTAGTTTATTAATTTTAAGAAAAACAAATAAAGGTTTATTAGCTAAAATACGTGTTCAGTTGCGTAATAATTTAGACATCATTATACATCGAGTTTTCCATATATCAAAACCAACATTATTCAAAATACCATATAAAAATGAGTAA
- a CDS encoding glycosyltransferase WbsX family protein, with protein MSKKIRSIAIYLPQFYPIKINDECWGKGFTEWTNVTKAKPLFKDHYQPHLPADLGFYDLRVPEVRQEQVDLAKQYGIDGFCYYHYWFTGQRVLERPFEEVFKSGKPDFPFMLCWANENWAKVWDGGDQTVMCEQHYSREDHINHINYLKPIFKDERYIKIDGRPVFSIYRSQNIPDIEETIKLWRTELAKDGIDIYINRFESYSEGGENLVKDGFDAAVRFEPFSTRKPKFTKFWLKDTMKNKLNPWYIKYKLSSAEGRKKMFSLRRLDYGAYVDFIKTLPKENNYKLYPGVTPMWDNSARKQKDYFMFTNSTPEKFKEWVEHEIENFEPYSEEENFLFINAWNEWAEGNHMEPCQKWGHSYLKAFKDAVKK; from the coding sequence ATGAGTAAAAAAATAAGATCGATAGCCATATATTTACCCCAATTTTATCCTATAAAAATAAATGATGAGTGTTGGGGAAAAGGTTTTACCGAATGGACCAATGTGACTAAGGCTAAACCTTTATTTAAAGATCATTATCAACCACATTTGCCTGCAGATTTAGGTTTTTATGATTTAAGAGTTCCTGAAGTAAGACAAGAACAAGTAGATTTAGCGAAACAATATGGTATAGATGGATTTTGTTATTACCACTATTGGTTTACTGGTCAGCGTGTATTAGAACGCCCATTTGAGGAAGTTTTTAAATCAGGCAAACCCGACTTTCCTTTTATGTTATGTTGGGCCAACGAAAACTGGGCCAAAGTCTGGGATGGTGGAGATCAGACAGTTATGTGTGAACAACATTATAGTAGAGAAGATCATATTAATCATATCAATTATTTAAAGCCAATCTTTAAAGATGAGAGATATATAAAAATAGATGGTAGACCTGTGTTTTCGATTTATAGATCTCAAAATATTCCAGATATTGAAGAAACCATTAAATTATGGCGTACAGAATTAGCTAAAGATGGAATTGATATATATATAAATAGATTTGAAAGTTATTCAGAAGGTGGAGAGAATCTTGTGAAAGATGGTTTTGATGCAGCTGTTAGATTTGAACCTTTTAGTACTAGAAAACCCAAGTTTACTAAATTTTGGTTGAAGGATACGATGAAAAATAAATTGAATCCTTGGTATATTAAATATAAGTTATCTTCTGCTGAAGGAAGAAAAAAGATGTTTAGTTTAAGAAGGCTTGATTACGGCGCATATGTAGATTTTATTAAAACCTTACCTAAAGAAAATAATTATAAACTGTATCCAGGAGTAACCCCAATGTGGGATAATTCAGCAAGAAAGCAAAAAGATTATTTTATGTTTACGAACTCTACTCCGGAGAAATTCAAGGAATGGGTAGAACATGAAATAGAAAATTTTGAACCTTACAGTGAAGAAGAAAATTTTCTTTTCATAAATGCATGGAATGAGTGGGCAGAAGGAAATCACATGGAACCTTGTCAAAAATGGGGACATAGTTATTTAAAAGCTTTTAAAGATGCTGTCAAAAAATAA
- a CDS encoding glycosyltransferase: MIISAPKISVILPNYNYDQFLNQRIASILNQTYSNFELLILDDCSTDNSKAVIESFKDKRITVYYNDTNTGSPFPQWDKGIQLSKGDYIWIAEADDYCSDTMLEKLLKKLEESKSDVCFAESKVVNEHGVEKGLWCNLNIKGNNKSIFNTDFDMNGNEFIEKNLIFENAIPNASAVLFKKKSYIEAGGVDQNIPNCADWLLWIKILSNGRVAFVSEPLNAFRRHGESVINSIKKKEGNEDMFYEYYSLTMRLALKKWLINYKGKNVVHKINDRYILKDLSRKINWSKSNQSILENIKLSFQAFHISGFNPKYLLKPFL; encoded by the coding sequence ATGATTATTAGCGCTCCAAAAATTTCAGTAATATTACCTAATTATAATTACGATCAATTCTTAAATCAGAGAATTGCGTCTATATTAAATCAGACATATTCTAATTTTGAATTATTAATTTTAGACGATTGTTCCACAGACAACAGTAAAGCAGTCATTGAATCTTTTAAAGATAAACGAATAACTGTTTATTATAATGACACCAATACGGGGAGTCCTTTTCCACAATGGGATAAAGGCATTCAATTATCTAAAGGCGATTATATCTGGATTGCTGAAGCAGATGATTATTGTTCTGATACTATGTTGGAAAAGCTATTGAAAAAGCTAGAAGAATCGAAGAGTGATGTTTGTTTTGCAGAATCTAAAGTGGTTAATGAACATGGTGTGGAGAAAGGACTATGGTGTAATTTGAATATTAAGGGAAATAATAAATCAATATTCAATACTGATTTCGATATGAATGGTAATGAGTTTATTGAAAAGAATTTAATTTTTGAAAATGCGATTCCTAATGCTAGCGCTGTACTATTTAAAAAAAAATCATACATAGAGGCAGGAGGTGTAGATCAAAATATACCAAATTGTGCAGACTGGCTACTTTGGATAAAAATTTTAAGCAATGGTCGTGTTGCATTTGTATCAGAACCCTTGAATGCATTTAGGAGACATGGAGAGTCTGTTATTAATTCAATTAAAAAAAAGGAGGGCAATGAAGATATGTTTTATGAATATTATAGCCTTACAATGCGTTTAGCTCTTAAAAAATGGCTGATTAATTATAAAGGTAAAAATGTAGTACATAAAATTAATGATAGGTATATTTTAAAGGATCTTTCAAGAAAAATAAATTGGTCTAAATCAAATCAATCTATTTTAGAGAATATTAAACTTTCTTTTCAAGCATTTCATATATCAGGATTTAATCCTAAATATTTATTAAAACCTTTTTTATGA
- a CDS encoding glycosyltransferase has protein sequence MISIIVCSIKPDLLSDFKANVLETIGVPFEFIVIDNNKEQYSICKAYNVGATKAKYEILAFCHEDILFHTVNWGEELIKTFNDKGIGAVGAAGVKLKPCVPASWTSVSERYYRTNLIKNTNHKKVKSIRKDNDTENLSDIVVVDGMFLVTTNTIWKENKFDEINFDGFHFYDQDFSIQIIKKYRIVINHKILVEHLSEGNLNNSWLKYSSVFFFKRKQDMPVLIGDYSKNEINQSIYDACYSYIFNSYRLGSKSQFLLKFIFKMLFLKPFNRKTFSAIKYFFK, from the coding sequence ATGATTTCAATAATAGTTTGTTCTATAAAACCAGATTTATTAAGCGATTTTAAAGCTAATGTTTTAGAAACAATTGGTGTACCGTTTGAGTTTATAGTTATAGATAATAACAAAGAGCAATATAGTATATGTAAAGCTTATAATGTAGGAGCAACAAAAGCTAAATATGAAATATTAGCATTCTGCCATGAGGATATTTTATTTCATACTGTTAATTGGGGAGAAGAATTAATAAAAACATTTAATGATAAAGGAATAGGAGCTGTAGGAGCTGCAGGTGTGAAATTAAAACCTTGCGTTCCTGCAAGTTGGACATCTGTTTCAGAAAGGTATTATCGAACTAACTTAATTAAAAATACTAATCACAAGAAAGTTAAAAGTATAAGAAAAGATAATGATACTGAAAATTTATCTGATATTGTGGTAGTAGATGGAATGTTTTTAGTAACAACGAATACCATTTGGAAAGAAAATAAGTTTGATGAAATTAATTTTGATGGCTTTCATTTTTACGACCAAGATTTTTCAATACAAATTATAAAAAAATATAGAATAGTTATTAATCATAAAATTTTAGTTGAACATTTATCAGAAGGAAACTTAAATAATTCTTGGTTAAAATATTCTAGTGTATTTTTCTTCAAAAGAAAACAGGATATGCCTGTTTTAATAGGAGACTATTCAAAAAATGAAATTAACCAAAGTATTTATGACGCTTGCTATAGCTATATTTTTAATAGTTATAGGTTAGGTTCTAAGTCTCAATTTTTATTGAAATTTATTTTTAAGATGTTATTTTTAAAGCCATTTAATAGAAAAACTTTCTCAGCTATAAAATACTTTTTTAAATAG
- a CDS encoding glycosyltransferase family 4 protein, whose protein sequence is MKKEIIYFLPDSDAGVTSVIRNLLKYREKKDIYYKVILTQLIEKESVHVKHKLDADEQIVFKYSKYENLYAVCRRLKKYITTSKSVLVANDGLELRMVQLLKLKNPLVYIMHGDFRYYYGLIKQNQGIIDRYIVISKVLYTNVLKILKEEDKHRVSLEYFPVPEINQKNKQLKDIDLLFVGSFNERKGVQFLLSIFKGIQKQFPELNFSLIGSGELNHQLREQFSTESNVRFLGQLTGPEVAIKMQQSKILLFPSLAEGLPNVVVEAMKSRCVAVCSDLPSGIPDLIDDKITGFKIPIGDITGFSNIVIELLLNQKKRDEIALNALNKATEMFQPQKNADNYEGLIINTKPYKKLYSNKILGGILNQSYLPNALVKLLRKLELSPKL, encoded by the coding sequence TTGAAAAAAGAAATAATATATTTTTTGCCAGATTCAGATGCTGGTGTTACTTCTGTTATAAGGAATCTATTAAAATATAGAGAAAAAAAAGATATTTATTATAAAGTTATATTAACGCAATTAATTGAAAAAGAATCTGTTCATGTAAAACATAAGTTGGATGCCGATGAGCAAATTGTTTTTAAATATAGTAAGTACGAAAATTTATATGCAGTATGTAGACGCCTAAAAAAGTATATAACTACTTCAAAATCTGTATTAGTTGCTAATGATGGTTTAGAATTACGTATGGTACAATTATTAAAATTAAAAAATCCTTTGGTTTATATCATGCATGGAGATTTTAGGTATTATTATGGTTTGATAAAACAGAATCAAGGTATTATAGATAGGTATATTGTTATAAGTAAGGTTCTGTATACAAATGTGTTAAAAATATTGAAAGAAGAAGATAAGCATAGAGTTTCCTTAGAATATTTTCCCGTACCAGAAATAAATCAAAAAAATAAGCAATTAAAGGATATAGATTTACTATTTGTAGGGTCATTTAATGAACGTAAAGGCGTACAGTTTTTATTATCTATCTTTAAAGGCATTCAAAAACAATTTCCAGAACTAAACTTTAGTTTAATAGGTAGTGGTGAGTTAAATCATCAATTAAGAGAACAATTTAGTACAGAATCTAATGTTCGTTTTTTAGGGCAGTTAACAGGTCCAGAGGTTGCGATTAAGATGCAACAATCAAAAATACTATTATTCCCTTCTTTGGCAGAAGGTTTACCTAATGTTGTGGTAGAAGCTATGAAATCTCGATGTGTAGCAGTTTGTAGTGACTTGCCAAGCGGTATTCCTGACCTTATTGACGATAAAATTACAGGTTTTAAAATACCAATTGGAGATATTACAGGCTTTAGTAATATAGTAATTGAATTGTTATTAAATCAAAAGAAAAGAGATGAAATAGCTTTAAATGCGCTGAATAAGGCAACAGAAATGTTTCAACCTCAAAAGAATGCAGATAATTATGAAGGTTTAATAATTAACACTAAACCTTATAAAAAATTATATTCCAATAAAATTTTAGGAGGTATTTTAAACCAATCTTATTTGCCTAATGCTTTAGTTAAATTATTAAGAAAATTAGAGTTGTCCCCTAAATTATAA